The Rhinoraja longicauda isolate Sanriku21f chromosome 25, sRhiLon1.1, whole genome shotgun sequence genome has a window encoding:
- the LOC144605853 gene encoding beta-crystallin B3-like — protein sequence MAELQNEPEQQAAGKNKGAPDANYKLTIYELENFQGRKSELTGECMNLADKGFEKVGSIHVESGPWVGFERQKFGGEQFVLEKGEYPRWDTWSNSHSSDKLLSLRPLHVDGDGHKISLFENAGYHGRKMEIVEDDVPSLWAHGFQNRVASIKAANGTWVGYQYPGYRGRQYTFEKADYKHWNEWDSNQPLIQSIRRIRDMQWHKQGCFQATPPSS from the exons ATGGCGGAGCTACAGAACGAGCCAGAGCAGCAAGCGGCCGGGAAAAACAAGGGCGCTCCCGACGCTAATTACAAG CTCACAATTTATGAGCTTGAAAATTTCCAGGGACGCAAGTCTGAGCTTACAGGAGAATGTATGAACTTGGCAGATAAAGGATTTGAAAAAGTTGGATCAATCCATGTGGAAAGTGGTCC ATGGGTAGGTTTTGAACGACAGAAGTTCGGTGGTGAGCAGTTTGTTTTGGAGAAGGGTGAATATCCACGATGGGATACCTGGTCCAACAGCCACAGTAGTGACAAGTTGCTGTCACTTCGACCACTCCATGTT GATGGTGATGGGCACAAGATCAGTCTCTTTGAAAATGCTGGCTATCATGGAAGGAAAATGGAGATTGTCGAAGATGATGTTCCCAGCCTGTGGGCTCATGGATTCCAGAACAGGGTAGCCAGCATCAAAGCTGCCAATGGAAC GTGGGTTGGGTACCAGTACCCAGGTTACAGAGGGCGGCAGTACACCTTTGAAAAGGCAGACTACAAGCATTGGAATGAATGGGATTCTAACCAGCCGTTGATTCAATCCATCCGTCGCATCAGAGATATGCAGTGGCACAAACAGGGCTGCTTCCAGGCCACACCCCCAAGCAGCTGA